One stretch of Indicator indicator isolate 239-I01 chromosome 36, UM_Iind_1.1, whole genome shotgun sequence DNA includes these proteins:
- the MRPL34 gene encoding 39S ribosomal protein L34, mitochondrial translates to MAALGRVGWRALGGRFFLLQPSSSYPLQLRTASILSASLELPFRSQLSLKPASGCPTLASPWSLQQVRSKARGNEYQPNNRKRKRTHGWIKRISTPAGIEVILRRMLKGRKSLTH, encoded by the exons ATGGCGGCGCTAGGCCGCGTCGGGTGGCGGGCTCTCGGGGGCAG gtttttcctgctgcagccttcctcctcctaCCCTCTCCAGCTCCGAACGGCCTCGATTCTCTCCGCTTCCCTGGAGCTGCCTTTTAGGAGCCAGCTTTCCTTGAAGCCTGCAAGTGGCTGCCCCACGCTGgcatctccctggagcctgcagcaggtCCGCAGCAAGGCTCGTGGCAACGAGTATCAGCCCAACAACCGCAAGCGGAAGCGCACCCACGGCTGGATCAAGCGCATCAGCACCCCGGCCGGCATCGAGGTCATCCTGCGGCGCATGCTGAAGGGCAGGAAGTCTCTGACCCACTga
- the ABHD8 gene encoding protein ABHD8, which yields MLNSITDGFLCCLMGKATNAVGPLDSVESTNGYSFMEVKPGRILRIRHSAPSRPACEGAEESQPGGPERGTVHCKRKITVYRNGQLVIENLGDAVRSEILHCHNGSGEPNSTVELELSDVAGQSPAQGAAGSPGCGTREAAAAAAAGGSGRRRKRKPKKVVNIDCKKQITSCKGTHSDVVLFFIHGVGGSLDIWKEQLDFFTKLGYEVVAPDLAGHGCSSAPQIAAAYTFYALAEDMRAVFKRYAKRRNILIGHSYGVSFCTFLAHEYPDLVHKVIMINGGGPTALEPSLCSIFNMPTCVLHCLSPCLAWSFLKAGFARQGAKEKQLLKEGNAFNVSSFVLRAMMSGQYWPEGDEVYHAELAVPVLLVHGMHDKFVPVEEDQRMAEILLIAFLKVIDEGSHMVMMECPETVNTLLHEFVLWEPETPAGDGQGEKK from the exons ATGCTGAACAGCATCACCGATGGGTTCTTGTGCTGCCTGATGGGCAAAGCCACCAACGCCGTGGGGCCGCTGGACAGCGTTGAGTCCACCAACGGCTACAGCTTCATGGAGGTGAAGCCGGGGAGGATCCTACGGATCAGGCACAGCGCACCCAGCCGCCCAGCCTGCGAGGGAGCCGAGGAGAGCCAGCCCGGGGGCCCGGAGCGGGGCACGGTGCACTGCAAACGGAAGATCACCGTTTACCGCAACGGGCAGCTGGTGATCGAGAACCTGGGCGACGCCGTCCGCTCCGAGATCCTGCACTGCCACAACGGCTCGGGGGAGCCCAACAGCAccgtggagctggagctgtccgACGTGGCTGGGCAAAGCCCTGcgcagggtgctgctggctctCCGGGATGCGGCACccgggaggcggcggcggcggcagcggccgGGGGCAGCGGCAGGCGCCGCAAGCGCAAGCCCAAGAAAGTCGTCAACATCGACTGCAAGAAGCAGATCACCAGCTGCAAAGGGACGCACAGCGACGTGGTCCTCTTCTTCATCCACGGCGTGGGGGGCTCGCTGGACATCTGGAAGGAGCAGTTGGACTTCTTCACCAAGCTGGGCTATGAGGTGGTGGCTCCCGACCTGGCCGGACacggctgcagctctgctccacagaTCGCTGCTGCCTACACCTTCTACGCCCTGGCAGAGGACATGAGAGCTGTCTTCAAACGCTATGCCAAGAGGAGGAACATCCTGATAGGACACTCCTATGG ggTGTCCTTCTGCACCTTCCTTGCCCACGAGTACCCAGACCTGGTCCACAAGGTGATCATGATCAACGGCGGGGGGCCGACGGCGCTGGagcccagcctctgctccatcTTCAACATGCCCACCTGTGTGCTGCACTGCCTGTCCCCCTGCCTGGCATGGAGCTTCCTCAA GGCTGGCTTTGCTCGCCAAGGTGccaaagagaagcagctgctgaaggaaggCAATGCCTTCAACGTGTCCTCCTTCGTGCTCCGTGCCATGATGAGTGGCCAGTACTGGccagagggtgatgaggtctacCACGCCGAGCTGGCCGTGCCCGTGCTGCTGGTCCATGGCATGCATGACAAGTTCGTCCCAGTGGAGGAGGACCAGAGAATGGCTGAG ATCCTGCTGATTGCCTTCCTGAAGGTGATTGATGAGGGCAGCCACATGGTGATGATGGAGTGCCCCGAGACGGTCAACACCCTGCTCCACGAGTTCGTCCTGTGGGAGCCCGAGACGCCAGCTGGGGACGGGCAAGGggagaagaaataa
- the ANKLE1 gene encoding ankyrin repeat and LEM domain-containing protein 1, producing the protein MRCRRAVRGGIRTGGAGRDERREAARDVREGAGRGSGDTGTGARDIGTRGDSGTGSTGTGDAGKGHCTGESGTGTGGGFIPVLEKTGTLHREGGLPSTGRGTGIGGTGNQDRRKGYRTEGTNRDVAPGSSAELLPLHVAASRGCFRCLQLLLRKQRHPERSAQGCVTPRWGPSRAVSPHGGPSDGGSSICSLQDGKPAVDLALEQGTQRWHSHRAQDEPFMQDPGGARCSLSFLTEDGSTGSIFPMDGLLSSTRRSLLEEMEESRLSSFILASGDVTPQGQGSPGHCHITPRTKSRLRACAQRFSSSSSSSLFDETLEMPRRPPRLRAPQGVPRGPATTSGHCGTLQGEGGEGTASLDDTEILPRAPSQPSSPPGDSSSTSPTVLLAPGDPQSSPSDTRGSSSPTVLLVPGDQDSQSEAPRSPHDVGDANLRVLEGGSGWQDPSPLGPQPSPCPRRLSDAALRRRLQALGHNPGPITELTRGLYLRRFQELARAPRGHRAARAPQAGHSPELVAALSTGQVPDCTPDELVLAQQFDHPGRGWHQREGLGKTSFNYLLLDPRTTQNLPLRSHCLSPAECFRTFVQAIFYVGKGTRARPYHHLTEALSQHRAGTQRGCPKVRRILEIWASGQGVVSLHCFQSSIPAEAYTRENCLVEALGLQTITNQRQGNSYGAAARWPAERRRRLGVHLLHRAMRIFLAEGERQLRPADIQGGR; encoded by the exons ATGAGGTGCCGCCGGGCGGTGCGCGGGGGAATTCGAacgggcggggcggggcgagATGAGCGGCGCGAGGCGGCACGAGACGTAAGGGAGGGGGCCGGGAGGGGGAGCGGGGACACCGGGACCGGGGCGAGGGACATCGGCACCAGGGGAGACAGCGGTACCGGGAGTACGGGGACTGGGGACGCGGGAAAGGGACATTGCACCGGGGAGAGTGGCACTGGCACCGGGGGTGGATTTATACCGGTGCTGGAGAAGACGGGGACGTTGCACCGAGAAGGGGGGCTACCAAGCACGGGGAGGGGCACCGGGATCGGGGGGACGGGGAATCAGGACCGGAGAAAGGGATATCGCACCGAGGGAACAAACCGGGACGTTGCACCGGG GTCCTCCGCGGAGCTGCTCCCGCTGCACGTCGCCGCGTCCCGGGGGTGCTTCAGatgcctccagctcctgctgaggaaGCAGCGGCATCCGGAGCGCTCAGCCCAG ggctgtgtgacCCCACGATGGGGACCTAGCCGGGCTGTGTCACCCCATGGTGGCCCCAGCGATGGTGGCAGCAgcatctgctccctgcaggaTGGAAAACCagctgtggacctggcactggagcagggcacccagaggtGGCACTCACATCGTGCCCAGGATGAGCCTTTCATGCAGG ACCCAGGGGGGGCCAGGtgctccctgtccttcctgaccGAGGatggcagcactggcagcatcTTCCCCATGGATGGGCTCCTGAGCAGCACCCGCAGGTCCCtgctggaggagatggagg AATCCCGTCTCAGCTCCTTCATTCTTGCCTCTGGGGATGTGACCCCCCAGGGCCAGGGGTCCCCCGGGCACTGCCACATCACCCCCCGCACCAAGAGCCGCCTGCGGGCCTGCGCCCAGCGCTTcagctcctcctcttcttcctccctctttgATGAGACGTTGGAGATGCCCCGGAGGCCCCCCAGGCTCAGAGCACCCCAGGGTGTCCCCAGGGGCCCTGCCACCACCTCGGGGCACTGTGGTACCCTGCAAGGGGAGGGtggagaggggacagcctctttgGATGACACAGAGATCCTCCCCAGagcccccagccagcccagctcacccCCGGGGGACAGCAGCTCAACCAGCCCCACggtcctgctggctcctggggacccCCAGAGCTCCCCATCAGACACTCGGGGCTCCTCCAgtcccacagtgctgctggtgcctgGGGACCAGGACTCCCAGTCAGAAGCTCCACGTTCCCCCCATGATGTTGGCGATGCCAAcctcagggtgctggagggcgGCTCTGGGTGGCAGGACCCCTCACCCTTAGGGCCACAGCCGTCCCCGTGTCCCC GGCGTCTGTCGGACGCAGCCCTGCGGCGGCGGCTGCAGGCGCTGGGGCACAACCCAGGTCCCATCACGGAGCTCACTCGGGGGCTCTACCTGCGACGCTTTCAGGAGCTGGCGAGGGCACCCCGGGGGCATCGCGCAG CACGGGCACcgcaggcagggcacagccccGAGCTGGTGGCTGCGCTGAGCACTGGGCAGGTCCCCGACTGCACCCCGGACGAGCTGGTGCTGGCCCAGCAGTTTGACCATCCCGGCCGCGGCTGGCACCAGCGGGAAGGGCTGGGCAAGACCAGCTTCAACTACCTCCTCCTGGACCCCAG GACCACCCAGAACCTGCCGCTCCGCTCCCACTGCCTGAGCCCAGCAGAGTGCTTCAGGACCTTCGTCCAAGCCATCTTCTACGTGGGCAAGGGCACTCGTGCCAGGCCCTACCACCACCTCACCGAGGCACTGAGCCAGCACCGCGCCGGCACACAGAGG GGCTGCCCCAAGGTGCGGCGCATCCTGGAGATCTGGGCGAGTGGGCAGGGCGTGGTCTCCCTGCACTgcttccagagcagcatccccGCAGAGGCTTACACACGGGAGAACTGCCTCGTGGAGGCTCTGG ggctgcagaCCATCACCAACCAGCGGCAGGGGAACAGCTATGGGGCTGCTGCTCGCTGGCCGGCAGAGCGGCGCCGGCGGCTGGGGGTCCACCTCCTGCACAGGGCCATGAGGATCTTCCTGGCCGAGGGCGAGCGGCAGCTGCGACCCGCGGACATCCAGGGGGGGCGCTGA